The Motacilla alba alba isolate MOTALB_02 chromosome 14, Motacilla_alba_V1.0_pri, whole genome shotgun sequence genome includes a region encoding these proteins:
- the MAP2K3 gene encoding dual specificity mitogen-activated protein kinase kinase 3 isoform X1, with protein sequence MSLPRDSKGSLEPHKPVKGKKKRDLRITCVPIKPPVANTTPPRNLDSRTFITIGDKNFEVEADDLVSISELGRGAYGVVEKVRHAQSGTIMAVKRIRATVNTQEQKRLLMDLDISMRTVDCFYTVTFYGALFREGDVWICMELMDTSLDKFYKKVLEKKKTIPEDILGKMAVSIVRALEHLHSKLSVIHRDVKPSNVLINKEGHVKMCDFGISGYLVDSVAKTMDAGCKPYMAPERINPELNQKGYNVKSDVWSLGITMIELAILRFPYESWGTPFQQLKQVVEEPSPQLPPERFSKEFVDFTAQCLRKNPAERMNYLELMEHPFFTLHDTKETDMASFVTEILGEDS encoded by the exons attcCAAAGGATCCTTGGAGCCACACAAACCAG TGAAAGGCAAGAAGAAACGGGATCTGAGGATAACATGTGTCCCCATCAAACCACCCGTGGCCAACACCAC GCCCCCGAGGAACTTGGACTCCAGGACGTTCATTACCATTGGAGACAAA AACTTCGAGGTGGAAGCTGATGACCTGGTGAGCATTTCGGAGCTGGGCCGCGGGGCCTACGGCGTGGTGGAGAAGGTGCGGCACGCGCAGAGCGGCACCATCATGGCCGTGAAG AGGATTCGAGCCACTGTGAACACTCAGGAGCAGAAGAGGTTGTTGATGGACCTGGACATCTCCATGAGGACAGTTGACTGCTTCTACACAGTCACCTTCTACGGAGCCCTCTTCCGTGAG GGTGATGTGTGGATCTGCATGGAACTCATGGACACTTCCCTAGATAAATTTTACAAGAAAGTactggagaagaagaaaaccatCCCTGAAGacattttggggaaaatggCTGTGTCT ATTGTACGAGCTCTGGAGCACCTGCACAGTAAACTGTCTGTAATCCACAGAG ACGTGAAACCTTCCAATGTGCTGATCAACAAGGAGGGGCACGTGAAGATGTGTGACTTTGGGATCAGTGGTTACTTGGTGGACTCTGTTGCCAAGACCATGGATGCTGGCTGCAAACCCTACATGGCT CCAGAAAGAATAAACCCTGAGCTGAACCAGAAGGGCTACAACGTGAAGTCAGACGTCTGGAGCCTTGGGATCACAATG ATTGAACTGGCCATTCTCCGCTTCCCCTACGAGTCCTGGGGGACACCCTTCCAGCAGCTCAAGCAGGTGGTGGAGGAGCCCTcgccccagctgccccctgaACGCTTCTCCAAGGAGTTCGTGGACTTCACAGCACAGTG cttaAGGAAGAACCCAGCTGAGCGAATGAACTATTTAGAACTTATG GAACACCCTTTCTTCACCTTGCACGACACCAAAGAGACTGACATGGCCTCCTTTGTGACAGAGATCCTCGGGGAAGACTCCTaa
- the MAP2K3 gene encoding dual specificity mitogen-activated protein kinase kinase 3 isoform X2 — MDKKQDSKGSLEPHKPVKGKKKRDLRITCVPIKPPVANTTPPRNLDSRTFITIGDKNFEVEADDLVSISELGRGAYGVVEKVRHAQSGTIMAVKRIRATVNTQEQKRLLMDLDISMRTVDCFYTVTFYGALFREGDVWICMELMDTSLDKFYKKVLEKKKTIPEDILGKMAVSIVRALEHLHSKLSVIHRDVKPSNVLINKEGHVKMCDFGISGYLVDSVAKTMDAGCKPYMAPERINPELNQKGYNVKSDVWSLGITMIELAILRFPYESWGTPFQQLKQVVEEPSPQLPPERFSKEFVDFTAQCLRKNPAERMNYLELMEHPFFTLHDTKETDMASFVTEILGEDS; from the exons ATGGACAAGAAGCAAG attcCAAAGGATCCTTGGAGCCACACAAACCAG TGAAAGGCAAGAAGAAACGGGATCTGAGGATAACATGTGTCCCCATCAAACCACCCGTGGCCAACACCAC GCCCCCGAGGAACTTGGACTCCAGGACGTTCATTACCATTGGAGACAAA AACTTCGAGGTGGAAGCTGATGACCTGGTGAGCATTTCGGAGCTGGGCCGCGGGGCCTACGGCGTGGTGGAGAAGGTGCGGCACGCGCAGAGCGGCACCATCATGGCCGTGAAG AGGATTCGAGCCACTGTGAACACTCAGGAGCAGAAGAGGTTGTTGATGGACCTGGACATCTCCATGAGGACAGTTGACTGCTTCTACACAGTCACCTTCTACGGAGCCCTCTTCCGTGAG GGTGATGTGTGGATCTGCATGGAACTCATGGACACTTCCCTAGATAAATTTTACAAGAAAGTactggagaagaagaaaaccatCCCTGAAGacattttggggaaaatggCTGTGTCT ATTGTACGAGCTCTGGAGCACCTGCACAGTAAACTGTCTGTAATCCACAGAG ACGTGAAACCTTCCAATGTGCTGATCAACAAGGAGGGGCACGTGAAGATGTGTGACTTTGGGATCAGTGGTTACTTGGTGGACTCTGTTGCCAAGACCATGGATGCTGGCTGCAAACCCTACATGGCT CCAGAAAGAATAAACCCTGAGCTGAACCAGAAGGGCTACAACGTGAAGTCAGACGTCTGGAGCCTTGGGATCACAATG ATTGAACTGGCCATTCTCCGCTTCCCCTACGAGTCCTGGGGGACACCCTTCCAGCAGCTCAAGCAGGTGGTGGAGGAGCCCTcgccccagctgccccctgaACGCTTCTCCAAGGAGTTCGTGGACTTCACAGCACAGTG cttaAGGAAGAACCCAGCTGAGCGAATGAACTATTTAGAACTTATG GAACACCCTTTCTTCACCTTGCACGACACCAAAGAGACTGACATGGCCTCCTTTGTGACAGAGATCCTCGGGGAAGACTCCTaa